One window of the Trifolium pratense cultivar HEN17-A07 linkage group LG2, ARS_RC_1.1, whole genome shotgun sequence genome contains the following:
- the LOC123911527 gene encoding peptide chain release factor 1 isoform X2 → MAHKILFKPTFILTLRQKLTTTKTHNILHYHPFFQSKQSSSFLNLNNIHPISNYSTTTPTTTTITTATTNYGGYLDLTDDDLMRQCEMGTFKTSGPGGQHRNKRESAVRLKHLPTGIIAQASEDRSQHMNRASAIKRLRALIALKVRKPVDLDAYSAPRELLQILPPKSSIRGSDIGSQIGPNNPKFAMGMQALLDLIFAVEGSVADAAKYLGLSTGAVSRLILSDDSLRKEVNDLRASKNRDPRQDWGGVARW, encoded by the exons ATGGCACACAAAATCCTCTTCAAACCAACCTTCATTCTCACTCTCAGACAAAAActcacaacaacaaaaactcaCAACATTCTTCATTATCATCCATTTTTTCAATCCAAACAATCCTCTTCCTTTCTAAACCTCAACAACATTCACCCAATCTCAAATTACTCCACAACAACACCAACAACCACCACAATCACCACCGCCACCACCAATTACGGCGGTTACCTAGACCTAACCGACGATGACCTAATGCGACAGTGTGAAATGGGAACATTCAAAACCTCTGGTCCCGGTGGTCAGCACCGTAACAAACGCGAATCTGCTGTGCGACTCAAACACTTACCCACTGGTATCATCGCTCAG GCTTCTGAGGATCGGTCACAGCATATGAACCGTGCTTCTGCTATTAAACGACTTCGTGCTCTTATAGCTCTCAAAG TCAGGAAACCAGTGGATCTTGATGCTTATTCAGCACCTCGAGAGCTTCTTCAGATCCTTCCTCCCAAGTCATCAATAAGAGGGTCAGATATTGGTTCGCAAATTGGACCCAATAACCCAAAATTTGCAATG GGAATGCAAGCTCTTTTGGATCTCATTTTTGCAGTTGAGGGATCCGTTGCAGATGCTGCAAAATATCTCGG GTTATCTACTGGAGCAGTGTCTCGGTTAATCCTATCTGATGATTCACTTAGAAAGGAAGTAAATGATCTGCGAGCATCAAAG
- the LOC123911527 gene encoding peptide chain release factor 1 isoform X1, with translation MAHKILFKPTFILTLRQKLTTTKTHNILHYHPFFQSKQSSSFLNLNNIHPISNYSTTTPTTTTITTATTNYGGYLDLTDDDLMRQCEMGTFKTSGPGGQHRNKRESAVRLKHLPTGIIAQASEDRSQHMNRASAIKRLRALIALKVRKPVDLDAYSAPRELLQILPPKSSIRGSDIGSQIGPNNPKFAMGMQALLDLIFAVEGSVADAAKYLGLSTGAVSRLILSDDSLRKEVNDLRASKPQILETLVARLREVF, from the exons ATGGCACACAAAATCCTCTTCAAACCAACCTTCATTCTCACTCTCAGACAAAAActcacaacaacaaaaactcaCAACATTCTTCATTATCATCCATTTTTTCAATCCAAACAATCCTCTTCCTTTCTAAACCTCAACAACATTCACCCAATCTCAAATTACTCCACAACAACACCAACAACCACCACAATCACCACCGCCACCACCAATTACGGCGGTTACCTAGACCTAACCGACGATGACCTAATGCGACAGTGTGAAATGGGAACATTCAAAACCTCTGGTCCCGGTGGTCAGCACCGTAACAAACGCGAATCTGCTGTGCGACTCAAACACTTACCCACTGGTATCATCGCTCAG GCTTCTGAGGATCGGTCACAGCATATGAACCGTGCTTCTGCTATTAAACGACTTCGTGCTCTTATAGCTCTCAAAG TCAGGAAACCAGTGGATCTTGATGCTTATTCAGCACCTCGAGAGCTTCTTCAGATCCTTCCTCCCAAGTCATCAATAAGAGGGTCAGATATTGGTTCGCAAATTGGACCCAATAACCCAAAATTTGCAATG GGAATGCAAGCTCTTTTGGATCTCATTTTTGCAGTTGAGGGATCCGTTGCAGATGCTGCAAAATATCTCGG GTTATCTACTGGAGCAGTGTCTCGGTTAATCCTATCTGATGATTCACTTAGAAAGGAAGTAAATGATCTGCGAGCATCAAAG
- the LOC123911527 gene encoding peptide chain release factor 1 isoform X3, whose amino-acid sequence MAHKILFKPTFILTLRQKLTTTKTHNILHYHPFFQSKQSSSFLNLNNIHPISNYSTTTPTTTTITTATTNYGGYLDLTDDDLMRQCEMGTFKTSGPGGQHRNKRESAVRLKHLPTGIIAQASEDRSQHMNRASAIKRLRALIALKVRKPVDLDAYSAPRELLQILPPKSSIRGSDIGSQIGPNNPKFAMGMQALLDLIFAVEGSVADAAKYLGLSTGAVSRLILSDDSLRKEVNDLRASKGMKPLK is encoded by the exons ATGGCACACAAAATCCTCTTCAAACCAACCTTCATTCTCACTCTCAGACAAAAActcacaacaacaaaaactcaCAACATTCTTCATTATCATCCATTTTTTCAATCCAAACAATCCTCTTCCTTTCTAAACCTCAACAACATTCACCCAATCTCAAATTACTCCACAACAACACCAACAACCACCACAATCACCACCGCCACCACCAATTACGGCGGTTACCTAGACCTAACCGACGATGACCTAATGCGACAGTGTGAAATGGGAACATTCAAAACCTCTGGTCCCGGTGGTCAGCACCGTAACAAACGCGAATCTGCTGTGCGACTCAAACACTTACCCACTGGTATCATCGCTCAG GCTTCTGAGGATCGGTCACAGCATATGAACCGTGCTTCTGCTATTAAACGACTTCGTGCTCTTATAGCTCTCAAAG TCAGGAAACCAGTGGATCTTGATGCTTATTCAGCACCTCGAGAGCTTCTTCAGATCCTTCCTCCCAAGTCATCAATAAGAGGGTCAGATATTGGTTCGCAAATTGGACCCAATAACCCAAAATTTGCAATG GGAATGCAAGCTCTTTTGGATCTCATTTTTGCAGTTGAGGGATCCGTTGCAGATGCTGCAAAATATCTCGG GTTATCTACTGGAGCAGTGTCTCGGTTAATCCTATCTGATGATTCACTTAGAAAGGAAGTAAATGATCTGCGAGCATCAAAG
- the LOC123911528 gene encoding alpha-ketoglutarate-dependent dioxygenase alkB homolog 6: MEKIEPKHQNLANFKVGSLPTLFYIPNFITENDQTLLLNNINGAPSSKWKLLKNRRLQNWGGVVHEKGLLPQALPPWLTNFTQKICEESGLFPSPINHVLINEYQPNQGIMPHQDGPSYFPVVAILSLGSPVVMDFTPHARLKLDSQEVIDNESDGETIETGKEMWLDDHHPFSIILMPRSLLIFKDKAYSDYLHGIKDCAVHGYDGAVNEIEALKHNESDSRLFGSEEVVETIGKDEYKNISRTSNRISLTCRLVPKVHKNLFRF; this comes from the exons ATggaaaaaattgaaccaaaacaCCAAAATTTAGCTAATTTCAAAGTTGGGTCATTGCCAACTCTATTTTATATCCCTAACTTTATCACAGAGAATGATCAAACCCTTCTACTCAACAAT ATTAATGGAGCTCCTTCATCAAAGTGGAAGTTGTTAAAGAATAGAAGGCTTCAGAATTGGG GTGGTGTTGTTCATGAGAAGGGGCTTCTACCTCAAGCTT TGCCTCCATGGTTGACAAATTTCACACAAAAAATATGTGAAGAATCAGGACTATTCCCATCACCAATCAATCATGTTCTCATAAATGAATACCAACCTAACCAAGGCATAATG CCACACCAGGATGGACCTTCCTATTTTCCAGTTGTTGCTATTCTATCACTTGGATCTCCTGTTGTCATGGACTTCACTCCCCATGCAAGATTAAAACTTGATTCACAAGAAGTTATTGACAACGAATCAGACGGAGAAACTATTGAGACTGGGAAAGAAATGTGGCTTGATGATCACCATCCATTCTCTATTATATTGATGCCTCGCAGTTTACTGATATTCAAGGATAAGGCATACTCAG ATTACTTGCATGGTATAAAAGATTGTGCTGTACATGGCTATGATGGG GCTGTAAATGAAATTGAAGCTTTGAAACACAATGAATCAGATAGCCGTCTTTTTGGCTCAGAGGAAGTGGTGGAAACAATAGGAAAAGATGAGTATAAGAATATATCAAGAACTTCCAATAGAATTTCATTGACTTGCAGATTGGTTCCAAAAGTTCACAAGAATTTGTTTAGGTTTTGA